One part of the uncultured Bacteroides sp. genome encodes these proteins:
- a CDS encoding glycosyltransferase family 4 protein, translating into MPRNTTKRVLVSVSNDLVTDQRVGKVSASLQRNGYDVLLIGCIKKERNPLNRPYKTYRFNLFFRKKFIFYLEYNLRLLFVLLFKRKDILLCNDTDALPANFIAAKLCKVPLVFDAHELFPEVPELADRPRVKRVWKKIEDDFFPHLKNSYTVCQSIAEYYKQKYGITMGVVRNIPNIDTTPSSINSAERKRISLLPSLEGKKLLLYQGAINVGRGVDWLINAMPYLDNCILCICGDGDLLQEMETLTKEKQLEERVIFTGRLPFEELSQYTGIADLGFVLLENMGLSYYYSLPNRIFDYMKYGVPVLASNLPEIARIVETHQTGRLISHYEPEYLAKVILEMLKEWQDKPEDKAQLKELSKEYCWENEEKVMLEIVRNAK; encoded by the coding sequence ATGCCTCGAAACACTACCAAAAGAGTCCTTGTATCTGTGTCAAACGACCTGGTTACTGACCAAAGAGTCGGTAAAGTTTCGGCTTCGTTGCAACGTAACGGGTATGATGTTCTATTGATTGGTTGTATAAAAAAAGAGCGTAACCCATTAAATCGTCCCTACAAGACTTACCGCTTCAACCTGTTTTTCAGGAAAAAATTCATCTTTTATCTGGAATACAACCTGCGTCTGCTGTTTGTATTGCTCTTTAAACGCAAAGATATTCTGTTGTGTAACGATACCGATGCTCTACCCGCCAATTTTATTGCCGCTAAATTATGCAAAGTTCCGTTGGTTTTCGATGCACACGAGCTATTTCCCGAAGTTCCTGAACTGGCAGACCGCCCAAGAGTAAAAAGAGTCTGGAAAAAGATTGAGGACGACTTCTTCCCTCACCTGAAGAATTCTTATACCGTATGCCAATCTATTGCAGAATACTATAAACAAAAGTACGGAATTACAATGGGGGTTGTTCGTAACATTCCCAATATAGATACTACTCCATCATCTATAAATAGTGCTGAAAGAAAAAGAATAAGCCTTTTACCTTCGCTTGAAGGGAAAAAACTACTGCTCTATCAGGGTGCTATAAACGTAGGTCGTGGAGTGGACTGGCTTATTAATGCCATGCCCTATCTTGATAATTGCATACTTTGCATTTGTGGTGACGGAGACTTACTGCAGGAAATGGAAACTCTTACCAAGGAAAAACAATTGGAAGAGAGAGTTATTTTCACCGGTCGGCTTCCTTTCGAAGAACTTAGTCAATACACTGGAATAGCTGACTTAGGTTTTGTTCTTTTAGAGAATATGGGGTTAAGTTATTACTATTCCCTTCCCAATCGCATCTTCGATTATATGAAGTATGGCGTTCCTGTTCTTGCATCTAATTTGCCTGAAATTGCCCGCATTGTTGAAACACACCAAACGGGTAGACTAATCTCTCATTACGAACCGGAATATCTGGCAAAAGTAATTCTTGAAATGCTAAAAGAATGGCAGGATAAGCCGGAAGATAAAGCCCAGTTAAAAGAACTTTCCAAAGAATATTGCTGGGAAAATGAAGAGAAAGTGATGCTCGAAATAGTAAGAAACGCAAAATAA
- a CDS encoding cellulase family glycosylhydrolase — translation MDYLKKILSLWLILLLTALYSCSSSDPEVQPELIVAKEELTLAKGNGTTTLDIKSNVDWTATSSQSWCTLSTSLGEAGTKQITVAVTENTTNDNREALITVTAGSLSKQIKVTQELTNLLVVKKSTYDVSADGGQITVELQTTAAHTVTINQDWISQTATRTVTVKTEVFTIAANAFSFSRVGTITFTMAGLTETVTVNQAAKDLYIAADKTGMESDAVVLAKKMYIGWNLGNALECTGSTITGSVASGETDWGNAAVTKAMIDAVKATGINAVRIPCAWNRYLESSTNYKIKDFWLARVKQVVDYCVSNDMYAILNIHWDGGWLENNPTLAKQAEVNKKQKAIWEQIAIYFRNYDEHLLFAGANEVNMGSSGGNPTQDNFNVQMSYNQTFVNAVRSTGGKNTYRNLIIQAFNTNIDQAVSNLKVSTDNTAKRLMVEVHYYDPWQFCGLESDATWGKYFALWGADFHQYATGELAGRVATFGEEDYVKMQFAKMKTNFVDKGYPVILGEFSPTRRMSLTGDALTHHLDSRAYYVKYVTEQAKNYGIVPFYWDNGGTGDKGCGIFNRSTTVAEDTKALNGLVQGAAAGKYPF, via the coding sequence ATGGATTACTTAAAAAAAATTCTTTCTCTTTGGTTAATTCTTCTTTTAACAGCTCTGTATTCATGCTCTAGTAGTGATCCAGAGGTTCAACCTGAGTTAATAGTGGCAAAAGAAGAGCTTACACTTGCCAAAGGAAATGGTACGACTACGCTCGACATTAAATCGAATGTAGATTGGACAGCTACAAGTTCACAGTCGTGGTGCACATTGTCTACTTCTTTGGGTGAAGCCGGTACTAAACAAATTACAGTTGCTGTTACAGAGAATACTACTAACGATAATCGGGAAGCTTTAATAACTGTTACTGCTGGTTCTCTTTCAAAGCAGATAAAAGTAACGCAGGAATTAACTAATTTATTGGTGGTAAAGAAAAGTACGTATGATGTTAGTGCCGATGGTGGTCAGATAACAGTAGAATTACAAACTACTGCAGCTCATACAGTAACAATCAATCAGGATTGGATATCTCAGACAGCTACACGTACTGTAACCGTTAAAACAGAAGTGTTTACTATTGCAGCCAATGCTTTTTCTTTTTCAAGAGTAGGAACAATAACTTTCACAATGGCGGGTTTAACCGAAACTGTTACCGTTAATCAGGCTGCGAAAGATCTCTATATCGCTGCCGATAAAACAGGAATGGAAAGCGATGCTGTTGTTCTTGCAAAGAAAATGTATATAGGCTGGAATTTAGGTAATGCACTTGAATGTACAGGATCTACTATAACCGGATCTGTGGCAAGCGGTGAAACAGATTGGGGGAATGCCGCAGTTACCAAGGCCATGATTGATGCTGTTAAAGCTACAGGTATTAATGCTGTGAGAATTCCTTGTGCATGGAACAGATATCTTGAAAGTTCAACAAATTATAAGATAAAGGATTTTTGGCTGGCAAGGGTAAAGCAAGTTGTTGATTATTGTGTAAGCAATGATATGTACGCTATTCTTAATATTCACTGGGATGGCGGATGGCTGGAAAACAATCCTACTTTGGCTAAACAGGCAGAGGTTAATAAAAAGCAGAAGGCTATTTGGGAACAAATTGCTATATACTTCAGAAATTATGATGAGCATCTTCTTTTTGCAGGTGCTAATGAAGTAAATATGGGTAGTAGTGGTGGCAATCCCACTCAGGATAATTTTAATGTTCAGATGTCTTATAACCAGACTTTTGTGAATGCGGTTCGCTCTACAGGAGGAAAGAATACTTATCGTAATCTGATTATTCAGGCATTTAATACCAATATTGACCAGGCTGTATCTAATTTAAAAGTTTCTACTGATAATACTGCTAAAAGATTGATGGTTGAAGTTCACTATTATGATCCATGGCAATTCTGTGGATTGGAGAGTGATGCAACCTGGGGCAAGTATTTTGCTCTTTGGGGAGCTGATTTCCATCAGTATGCAACCGGAGAGTTAGCCGGAAGAGTTGCCACTTTTGGTGAAGAAGACTATGTGAAAATGCAGTTTGCCAAGATGAAAACAAATTTTGTGGATAAAGGTTATCCTGTTATTCTTGGTGAGTTCTCTCCAACACGCCGTATGTCATTAACGGGAGATGCCTTGACTCATCATCTCGACTCTCGTGCTTATTACGTTAAATACGTAACAGAACAGGCCAAAAACTATGGTATTGTTCCGTTTTACTGGGATAACGGTGGAACTGGCGATAAGGGATGCGGTATATTTAACCGTTCAACAACAGTGGCCGAAGATACAAAGGCACTTAATGGCCTTGTGCAAGGAGCCGCTGCCGGGAAATATCCATTTTAA